A window of the Campylobacter massiliensis genome harbors these coding sequences:
- a CDS encoding ABC transporter substrate-binding protein, translating to MRKFFKVLCAASLFCLVANASEGLDKIGMTYVKSPLNVPSIVDKFKGFYAKSFGVPVEYSEITSGAKQTQALASNSLQFLNCVGGTSVILAAANKADIKIISAYSRAPEAFVIFSKDQNIKSPKDLKGKKVAGPKGTILNELLVRYLALGGLSINDVEFISMGIPAAQAAVENGSVDAALLAGPAAYNAQKSGLNVVTTGKGVITPVIVTATSGEFYKKHKEVVEKFKKAQDEILDYIKANEDEALKFTAEETGLSIEAVKSMYPQYDFSSKITADDIKALEATQEFMLESKMIEQKIDIKSLLLN from the coding sequence ATGAGAAAGTTTTTCAAGGTTTTGTGTGCGGCCTCTTTGTTTTGTCTAGTCGCAAACGCAAGCGAAGGCTTAGATAAGATCGGCATGACCTACGTCAAATCGCCGCTAAATGTCCCATCGATCGTCGATAAATTTAAAGGCTTTTACGCGAAGTCTTTTGGCGTGCCGGTCGAGTACTCCGAGATCACCTCGGGCGCTAAACAAACGCAAGCGCTCGCTTCAAATTCGCTCCAGTTTCTAAACTGCGTGGGCGGAACTTCGGTCATACTTGCAGCGGCAAATAAGGCTGATATAAAGATCATAAGTGCCTATTCAAGGGCGCCAGAGGCATTTGTGATATTTTCTAAGGACCAAAACATAAAGTCGCCAAAAGATCTAAAAGGTAAAAAAGTAGCAGGTCCAAAGGGCACGATCTTAAACGAGCTTTTGGTTAGATACCTAGCGCTTGGAGGGCTTAGCATAAATGACGTAGAGTTCATCTCTATGGGCATTCCGGCTGCGCAAGCCGCAGTTGAAAACGGCAGCGTCGATGCAGCGCTTCTTGCAGGACCTGCTGCTTATAACGCTCAAAAATCAGGCCTAAATGTGGTCACAACCGGCAAAGGCGTCATCACTCCGGTCATCGTCACCGCAACAAGCGGCGAGTTTTATAAAAAGCATAAAGAGGTAGTTGAGAAATTTAAAAAGGCTCAGGACGAAATTTTAGACTACATCAAGGCAAACGAGGACGAGGCGCTTAAATTTACGGCCGAAGAGACTGGGCTAAGCATAGAGGCGGTAAAGAGCATGTACCCTCAGTACGACTTTAGCTCAAAGATCACGGCTGATGATATAAAAGCCCTTGAAGCTACGCAAGAATTTATGCTTGAAAGTAAGATGATCGAGCAAAAAATAGATATAAAATCACTTCTACTAAACTAA
- a CDS encoding ABC transporter permease, translating into MREIFKKSILILAIFALWQVVCELEIFTPYILPSPAATLKTMYSMSLSGELATHTITSFKRIFVGYALSFALALVLGGIATLLPKISVYYEWILEFFRNIPPLSLIAILVLWFGINETPKIIIIVLASFFPMFLSIQKGLTSCDVKLIEVGKIFGFSKFEIFYKIILKSALKDIFVGMRIGFGYAMRAIIGAEMIAASSGLGYLILDAEELSRADRIFVGIFTIGICGVLIDRLFLLLIAKFSLLRGEK; encoded by the coding sequence GTGAGGGAGATTTTTAAAAAGAGCATTTTGATCTTAGCGATCTTTGCCCTCTGGCAGGTCGTTTGCGAGCTAGAAATTTTCACGCCGTATATCTTGCCAAGTCCGGCAGCGACGCTAAAGACGATGTATAGCATGAGCCTAAGCGGCGAGCTTGCCACGCATACGATCACCAGCTTTAAGCGCATATTTGTAGGATATGCTCTTTCTTTTGCCCTAGCGCTCGTGCTTGGCGGTATAGCGACACTTTTGCCAAAGATCAGCGTTTATTACGAGTGGATACTAGAGTTTTTTAGAAACATCCCTCCGCTTAGTTTAATAGCCATTTTGGTGCTTTGGTTTGGTATAAACGAGACGCCAAAGATCATTATTATCGTCTTAGCCTCGTTTTTCCCGATGTTTCTAAGTATCCAAAAGGGGCTAACGAGCTGTGACGTGAAGCTCATCGAGGTTGGCAAAATTTTTGGCTTTAGCAAATTTGAAATTTTTTACAAGATCATCTTAAAAAGCGCGCTAAAAGATATCTTTGTCGGCATGCGAATAGGCTTTGGCTACGCCATGCGCGCGATCATCGGAGCTGAAATGATAGCGGCTTCAAGCGGGCTGGGCTACCTCATACTTGACGCTGAGGAGCTTTCGCGTGCGGATAGGATATTTGTAGGCATTTTTACGATCGGCATTTGCGGCGTGCTCATAGATAGGCTCTTTTTGCTTTTGATAGCGAAATTTAGCCTTTTGCGAGGTGAGAAATGA
- a CDS encoding ABC transporter ATP-binding protein, whose product MIEISNLSKHFYIGEKRIDVLRELNLNIKKDKITVILGRSGCGKTTLLRLVAGLESISLGEIKFKEPAKIGFVFQEARLMPFLNVYENIVFPLKKQEIEAAKIDSLISMIGLSDFKFAAVSQLSGGMSSRVSLARVLAYEANLILMDEPFAALDAFTRASMQAEILKIQAGKTILFVTHNIDEALFLADEIILLEKGGIKSNYDLSNSARPRDLLSEELIAVKRKILSEI is encoded by the coding sequence ATGATAGAAATTTCAAATTTATCCAAGCATTTTTATATCGGTGAGAAGCGTATCGACGTTTTGAGAGAGCTAAATTTAAATATAAAAAAAGATAAGATCACCGTCATACTTGGTAGAAGCGGATGTGGCAAAACGACGCTTTTAAGGCTTGTTGCTGGCCTTGAGAGCATTAGCCTTGGCGAGATAAAATTTAAAGAGCCAGCAAAGATCGGCTTTGTATTTCAGGAGGCCCGCCTTATGCCATTTCTAAACGTCTATGAAAACATCGTTTTTCCGCTTAAAAAGCAGGAGATAGAGGCTGCAAAGATCGATAGTTTGATATCTATGATAGGGCTTAGCGACTTTAAATTTGCCGCCGTTTCGCAGCTATCCGGCGGCATGAGCTCGCGCGTTTCGCTTGCAAGGGTGCTTGCGTACGAGGCAAATTTGATCCTCATGGATGAGCCGTTTGCTGCGCTTGATGCATTTACGAGAGCTAGCATGCAGGCTGAAATTTTAAAAATACAAGCCGGCAAAACTATCCTTTTCGTCACGCACAACATAGACGAGGCGCTGTTTTTGGCTGATGAGATCATCTTGCTTGAAAAGGGCGGGATAAAATCAAACTACGATCTATCAAATTCAGCAAGGCCAAGAGATCTGCTAAGCGAGGAGCTAATAGCCGTAAAACGCAAAATTTTGAGTGAAATTTAG
- a CDS encoding flavin reductase family protein, which translates to MAIIKVDLQKSYRILNPGATTLVSAKHGDDVNAMAITWAQALDYDKVTIVPHNGSYTRTLIEKSGYFAVQIPTAAQAELVSELGAENNSRFDNADKMKNVEIFYQDDSRVPLIAGCAAWLVCKRIPEPHNEQCYDLFIGEVVAAYADERIFDGGHWLFEKIPDELKTLHYVAGGRYYLDGKAVDTKRTPVSDE; encoded by the coding sequence ATGGCTATCATTAAAGTCGATTTACAAAAATCATACCGCATCCTAAACCCGGGCGCGACCACGCTCGTATCGGCAAAACACGGCGACGACGTCAATGCGATGGCGATAACGTGGGCGCAGGCGCTTGATTATGACAAGGTTACCATCGTGCCGCACAATGGCTCGTACACGAGGACGCTCATCGAAAAGAGCGGGTATTTCGCCGTGCAGATCCCCACGGCAGCGCAGGCGGAGCTGGTTAGCGAGCTGGGCGCCGAAAACAACTCGCGCTTTGATAACGCGGACAAGATGAAAAACGTGGAAATTTTTTATCAAGATGACTCCCGCGTGCCGCTGATCGCGGGCTGCGCGGCATGGCTCGTTTGCAAGCGCATCCCCGAGCCTCACAACGAGCAGTGCTACGATCTTTTCATCGGCGAGGTCGTCGCGGCGTATGCGGACGAGCGGATATTTGACGGCGGACACTGGCTGTTTGAAAAGATCCCTGACGAGCTAAAGACGCTTCACTACGTCGCCGGCGGTCGGTACTATCTGGACGGCAAAGCGGTAGATACCAAGCGCACGCCCGTAAGCGACGAATAA
- a CDS encoding tetratricopeptide repeat protein, whose product MKNLIVLILFAIAAMAGEPKKGELSPEKEAFLSARYEELKKSCAQKDARACKRVILFYQKQTKKQNEKDIREAMQILLDACKDGKFDACAAAGEMHINNKDFVAAREILSPACDSGYQDACVQYGKSFEADGAPGKDEKRAKKLYETACEKGSALGCEHLGLAIGSSAPEQAVGYMRKACEMDAWRCFRFGTMAMPYGAKEGVMALVRSCHETDMLAGCIMLAKYHEKELREIAGEAEVKRLYARLCELVPHGEHCQKAQ is encoded by the coding sequence ATGAAAAATTTGATTGTGTTGATACTTTTTGCTATCGCGGCTATGGCAGGCGAGCCTAAAAAAGGCGAACTCAGCCCCGAAAAAGAGGCGTTTTTAAGCGCTAGATACGAGGAGCTCAAAAAATCGTGCGCCCAAAAGGACGCGAGAGCTTGCAAGCGCGTGATCTTGTTTTACCAAAAACAGACCAAAAAGCAGAACGAAAAAGACATTCGCGAAGCGATGCAAATTTTGCTTGATGCGTGCAAGGATGGTAAATTTGACGCATGCGCGGCGGCGGGCGAAATGCATATAAATAATAAAGATTTCGTTGCCGCAAGGGAGATTTTGAGCCCGGCTTGCGATAGCGGCTATCAGGATGCTTGCGTGCAGTACGGCAAGAGCTTTGAGGCTGACGGCGCGCCCGGCAAGGACGAAAAACGCGCGAAAAAACTATATGAAACCGCATGCGAAAAGGGCTCGGCGCTAGGGTGCGAGCATCTGGGGCTAGCGATCGGTAGCAGCGCGCCGGAGCAGGCGGTCGGCTATATGCGCAAGGCGTGCGAGATGGACGCTTGGCGATGTTTTAGATTCGGCACGATGGCGATGCCTTATGGGGCCAAGGAAGGGGTAATGGCGCTTGTTAGAAGCTGCCACGAAACGGATATGCTCGCTGGCTGCATCATGCTGGCTAAATACCACGAAAAAGAGCTGCGCGAGATCGCGGGCGAGGCTGAGGTGAAGCGGCTATACGCTCGCCTTTGCGAGTTGGTGCCGCACGGGGAGCACTGCCAAAAAGCGCAGTAA
- a CDS encoding NAD-dependent epimerase/dehydratase family protein: MGKTALVVGATGAVGREIVRGLCENENYDKIIVWTRRELKFSHEKLETQIVNFCDVKNMPPREIDEIFCALGTTMKQAGSRGQFYKVDVSYPVNIAKWGIASGARRFALISSQGADERSRFFYLRAKGKAEKKIAALKYESVQIARLPAIKSEREQVRMGELFTIWLFGFLPKFILTNYRPMSAKDIAAAVIAAAQTEAKGVQIYHPREFI; this comes from the coding sequence ATGGGTAAAACGGCTTTGGTCGTGGGAGCTACGGGAGCGGTTGGGCGCGAGATCGTTCGCGGGCTTTGCGAAAATGAAAACTACGACAAAATCATCGTTTGGACGCGCAGGGAGCTAAAATTTAGCCACGAAAAGCTAGAGACGCAGATCGTAAATTTTTGCGACGTAAAAAACATGCCGCCGCGCGAGATAGACGAGATATTTTGCGCGCTTGGCACGACGATGAAGCAAGCCGGCAGCCGCGGGCAGTTTTATAAAGTGGACGTGAGCTACCCAGTAAATATCGCAAAATGGGGCATCGCCTCGGGCGCGCGCCGTTTTGCGCTCATTTCGTCGCAGGGTGCGGACGAGCGGTCAAGATTTTTTTATCTGCGCGCAAAGGGCAAGGCGGAGAAAAAGATCGCCGCGCTAAAATACGAGAGCGTGCAAATCGCGCGGCTACCTGCGATAAAAAGCGAGCGCGAGCAGGTGCGTATGGGCGAGCTCTTTACGATTTGGCTGTTTGGGTTTTTGCCGAAGTTTATCTTAACGAACTACCGCCCGATGAGCGCGAAAGATATCGCGGCCGCCGTCATCGCCGCCGCACAGACGGAGGCTAAAGGCGTGCAAATTTATCATCCAAGAGAGTTTATTTAG
- a CDS encoding SDR family NAD(P)-dependent oxidoreductase, which produces MKKYIVITGASSGIGAATAKAFAGCGENLILIARRAELLQSLKDEIAKISPESDALVKICDLARSENVLALWDELKSYELKALINNAGFGDYGAVGERDLSKISQMLELNIISLTLLSHLFVRDYKYKPTQLINISSAGGYSMVPNAVTYCASKFFVSAFTEGLHRELAQDKEAKMQAKVLAPAATRTEFGPVATDDAGYDYDAAFKRYHSSEEMAEFLLALYDSDACVGAVDRNSFEFSLGAARFDYAGKR; this is translated from the coding sequence ATGAAAAAATATATCGTCATCACCGGCGCGAGTTCTGGTATCGGAGCAGCTACGGCAAAGGCGTTTGCTGGGTGCGGAGAAAATTTGATCCTAATCGCGCGCAGAGCGGAGCTTCTGCAAAGCTTAAAGGACGAGATCGCTAAAATTTCGCCTGAATCAGACGCCCTCGTTAAAATTTGCGACCTTGCGCGCAGCGAGAACGTCTTAGCGCTTTGGGACGAGCTAAAAAGCTACGAGCTAAAGGCGCTCATAAACAATGCGGGCTTCGGGGATTACGGCGCGGTCGGCGAGCGCGATCTATCCAAAATCTCGCAGATGCTGGAGCTTAATATCATCTCGCTCACGCTGCTAAGCCACCTCTTCGTGCGCGATTACAAGTATAAACCCACTCAGCTCATCAATATCTCCTCCGCTGGCGGCTACAGCATGGTGCCAAACGCCGTCACCTACTGCGCGAGCAAGTTTTTCGTAAGCGCCTTTACTGAGGGCTTGCACCGCGAGCTGGCGCAGGATAAAGAGGCCAAAATGCAGGCTAAAGTTCTAGCGCCCGCCGCGACTAGGACGGAATTCGGCCCCGTAGCGACGGATGACGCGGGCTACGACTACGACGCGGCTTTTAAGCGCTATCATTCAAGCGAGGAGATGGCGGAATTTCTGCTTGCGCTTTACGATAGCGACGCGTGCGTGGGCGCGGTGGATCGAAACAGCTTCGAGTTTAGCTTGGGGGCTGCGCGATTTGACTACGCGGGCAAACGCTAA